Genomic segment of Streptomyces sp. NA02950:
GAGGAATGAACGCAGACGACAGCGGCGCTCTGGCCCGGGGCCGCGTGGCGACCCGGCTTCCGGCCCAGGACCTGGAGCGGGCGCGGCGCTTCTACGCCGAGAAGCTCGGCCTGGAGCCCGTCGACGAACGTCCCGGCGGGCTGCTGTACCGCTGCGGCGGCGTGGACTTCGCGGTGTTCCAGTCGACGGGGGCCTCACCCGGCACCTTCACCCAGATGGGCTGGGAGGTCGAGGACATCGAGGCGGCCGTGGCCGAGCTCAGCGGGCGCGGTGTGGTGTTCGAGGAGGTGGACGCGCCCGGGTTCCGTACGAAGGGCGGGATCGCCGATATCGAGGGGAACTACCCGAGCAAGGGCGCCCGGGGGGAACGCGCCGTGTGGTTCCGGGACAGCGAGGGAAACCTGATGGGCATCGGCCAGCCGGTGTTCTGATCGACGGCAGGTGTGCCGAGTGGAGCGGCGCCGGGCCCGAAGAACCCGGCGCCGCTCAAGATCCCCGTTCAGCCGTTCAGCCGTGCAGCTCGCAGCAGGTGTCGCGGCGCAGCTGCCGTCCCACCTCCAGCCAGCGGTCGGCCGCCTCGCCGCGCAGCGTCCGCGCGGGCGCCGGGAAGGACTCGACCAGCTCCCGGCTCTGGAACGGAATCCCACCGCGCAGCACCGCCACGGTCCGCACCAGGGAGTCGAAGTCGGTGAAGGGATCGCCGTCCACGACCGTCAGGTCCGCCAGCTTCCCGACCTCCAGGGTGCCCAGATCGCGTTCGGCGCCGAACGTCCGCGCGGGCAGCACGGTCGCCGTCCGCAGCGCCTCCGCGGGCGAGAGCCCGTACCGGTGCAGCGCCCGCAGCGCCAGGTGCAGATGGAGCCCCACCGGCACCAGCGGCTGGTCCGTACCCAGCGCGACCACCCCGCCCGCCTCCAGGATCCCGCGGTAGACACCGATCTCCGTGCGCAGGGTGGCGAGTTGGGCGTCGGTCGGCGGTGTCCCGGCGAGCTGCCGGACCAGCGCGGTGTCCCAGGGCGGCATCAGCCGGGTCACCCGTTCGTCCCGCGCCAGCGAGGGATCCGCGCCGACCAGCGGCGAGGCCGTGAACGGGGTGGCGATGAGCCGGAAGTCCGACGTCGCCGTGTAGACCTCGGTCAGATCCTGGTACGCCCGCCCGGTCGCCGTCGTAGCATGCCCGTACTCCAGCCGCTGAGTGGCCTGGAGATGGGTCGTCAGATCCTGGCCGAGCTGGATACCGGGGGTGCACAGATGGCTTCCGGTGCGCACCCCGAGCCGCTCGTGCGCGAACCGCGCGGCCTCCTCCATCACCCAACCCGGCGCCCTGACATACGTCTTGACGAAGTCCCAGTCGAGCGCGGCAGCGCGCTCCAGCGAGCGGCGCAGCCCGTCCCGGGTGCGATGCGCCCGGCCCATGCTGTACGCCACCCGCGGCCCGTCCAGCAGCTCACCGGTGGCCAGCAGCCGCGGCCCGGCCAGGGCGCCCGCCGCCACCGCCTCCCGCAGCCGCGCCTGCTCGTACGCGAAGCCGCCGAGGGAGACCGCCGTGGTGATGCCGTAGGCGAGCTGGAGCGCGGTCTGCCGGCCGCCATAGGTGTACTGCCAGGGGTGGGTGTGCGCGTCCCAGAGGCCCGGCAGCACGGTGCGGGACGAGGCGTCGACCCGGCGCTTGGCCACCCGCCCGCCGCGGTGCGGCTCCACGGCGGCGATCCGCCCGCCGCGCACCACGATGTCCACGTCCTCGCGGACCGTGCCGCCACCGCCCGTACCGTCCCAGAACCGCCCGGCGTGCACCACGGTGTCGGCCGGGCGCGGTCGCCGCCGGTCCAAGGGCACCCGCACCGTACGGACCGCACCCGACGCGACGTCCAGCAGCCGCAGCCGCCCCGCCGACAGATACAGCAGCCGGCGTGAGTCCCCGGACCATGACGGGTGGTCGGCGGCCTCGTCGGTCAGCCGCCGCGGCGCGCCGTCGGGGGTGCCGTCGGGCCGCACCGGCAGCAGCCACAGCGCGGACTCGGCGATGAGCGCCATATGGCGGCCGTCGGGGGACCAGACGGGCCCGGAGTCATAGCGGTCCGAGACCGAGGTGTGGGCCGCCACCGCGTGCAGCTTCGCCGCGCCGCTGCGCGCGTCGACGACCCGGATCAGGTTGTAGCCCTCGCGGAAGCGCTGGTTCAGACGGTTGCGATCGCACAGCGCGATATACCGGCCGTCCGGGGACCAGCTCGGCCGCCCCGGCAGCCCGCCCGCGCCCAGTGGCGCGGCGAGCACCCGCTCCGTATCGGCCGCGAGATCGCGCAGGACCAGGTTTCCCGACATGTCGACACAGGCGAGCCGCTTGCCGTCGGGGGACAGCGCGGGATGTACCCGGCCCCCGGAGGCGAGCACGGTCTCCGCACCGGAGCCGAGGTCACGGCGGCGCACGGCGAGCAGCCCGTCGCGGTCGTCGGCGAACACCAGCGCGCGCCCGTCGGACGTCCAGGTGGGCGCCAGCAGATAGCGGGTGGGCGCGGCCCGTACGACCCGCTTCGGAGCCCGGCCGCCGGAGATGTCCGCGACCCAGAGGGAGTTGAGCGCGGCGAAGGCCACCCGGCGGCCGTCCGGGGACAGCGCGGGCAGATGGAACCCGCGCACCGGCCGCGCGCCGCCGCCGTCGAAGTCGTAGGACTTGACGCGGTAGCGGGGCCGGTCCACGGGGAGGGTGGCGCGGAAGGGTATGTCTTTGGCCGCGGCGCGCTTCCCGGAGTCGTTCGACCCGCCTTCGGACGCGCTTTCGGACGCGCTTTCGGACTCGCCGGAGCCTCCGGACCCGCCGGGGCGCACCAGTTGGAACCGCCCGTCCACGGTCAGCAGCAGTTCCTCCTTGGAGGCCCAGCGCGGCGGTACGGGATGCGGCTGGCCCTCCAGGGCGACCGGCTCCCCGTCCACCACCAGGGTGCAGGAGGCGTTCGGCGCGGGGGTGGTCCGCAGATAGGCGAGCCGCCCGCCCGACGAGAGGGCGGGCGTCATCACCTGAACGCCGGTGGCCGTCTCGGTGCGTTCCACCCGCACCGGACCGGTGCCGTCGGCCCGTACGGAGGCCATCGTACGGGCGTCCAGAACGCTTCCCACGGGCACCCCGCCGGGCACCCCGCGGACGAACAGCACCCGTTCGCCGTCCGCGGACCACGTCGGGTCGAAGTCCTCCCAGGCGCCGTCCTGGAGCGGGCCCTCCTGACCGGGCAGCCCGGTGAGCCGGGTGAGTTCGCCGCCGGCCAGGTCCAGCACCCACACCCGGTACGGGCTGCCCTTCACCGGGTCGCCGCCGCGCTCGGAGGCGAAGGCGATACGGGTACCGTCGGGCGACCAGGCCGGACCGCGGTCGTCCCAGGGGCCGTCCGTCCGCTGTCGCACCTCCGTACCGTCGGGGCGCAGCGTCCATATGTGGAATCCGCCGCCCTTGTAGGCGCACACGGCCAGCAGCTTGCCGTCGGGGGAGAAGACGGGCCGGGTGGGTTCGAGGTCGGGCGGGGTGAGCGGGGTGGCGTCGCCGCCGTCCCGGGGCACGGACCACAGGACGTTCTGCACCTCGGCGACGAGGCGTTGGCCGGAGGGCGCGAGTGTCGCGGCGCCGTTGGTGGCAGCGGTGAAGGAGAGCGAGGCGCGCCGCGTCTGATGGGCGGCCCGCGCCCCGACGGCGGCGGCCGCCTCGGCGGGGAGCGCGGTGACGGCGGCGGCGGTGGCGGTGCCCGCGGCGGCCTGGAGGAACCGCCGGCGGGAGAAGGGGGAGAGCGGGGCGTCCGGGATCTCCGGGGCGTCCGCGGATTCTGACAGGCCGGGGTCGGCGGGATCACCGGGGTCGGCGGGACCACCGGGGTCGGCGGGACCACCGGGGTCGGCAAGAGCGTCAACAACGCCTGGGGCGTCTGGAGTGTCCAACGGTCCTCCTGGAACACGGGGGTTGCACGGGTCAGGAGTTAACAAACGGCAGACAAGCGCTTGATCGTTGCACACCCCACGGGTTCGTGGTCAACACCTTGCTGCCAACAGCCTTGGCTTGAGCGTCCGGTAAAGGGAGAGTGGGCTTCCGTTCCCTGCCCCGGCTCGAGGTTTCCTCGACCTGGACTCCACAACCTCTCAAGAACCGCTCAAGCAGAACTCCAACTCTCAACCCCAGGAGGACGAGACCGTATGCCAACAGGCGGCACCACCTACCGCACCGACCCACTGCCCACCCCGGACGGTGCGCGCATCGCGACGTACACCTGGCTGCCGGAGGGCCGAGCGCCGCGCGCGATCGTCCAGATCGCCCACGGCGCCGCCGAACACGCCCAGCGCTACGACCGGTTCGCCCGCTTCCTGAGCGGGCACGGCTACGCCGTCGTGGCCTCGGACCACCGCGGCCACGGAGCCACAGCGGCGTCCACGGGCGGCCTCGGGGTCGCCGGTGAGGAGGGCGACAGCTGGCGGGCGATCGTCTCGGACCTGCGCGCGATCGGCGACCGCGCCCGCGCCGAGCACCCCGGGCTGCCGCTGGTGCTCTTCGGCCACAGCATGGGTTCGATGCTGGCACGCGACTGCGCCCAGGAGTACGGCGCGGAACTGGCCGGGCTGGTTCTCTCGGGGACCTTCCGCGCCCTCCCGGGTGCCGAGATCGAGGACGCGATGGCGCGGATCGGGGAGGAGGTCGCGACCGGCGGCCGTACCGCGCTGTCCACCTTCACCCCCTCCCTCTTCGCGTCGTTCAACGACCCGTACGAGTTCGGCACGGGCTTCGAATGGCTCTCACGGGACGCGGCGGAGGTGGCGGCGTACGCCGCGGACGACCTGTGCGGCTTCCCGTTCAGCGCCGGTCTGGCCCTGGACTGGGTCCGCGCGGTGCGCAAGATCAACGACCCGCGCCAGCAGGCCCGGATCCCGGCCGACCTGCCGGTG
This window contains:
- a CDS encoding VOC family protein — protein: MNADDSGALARGRVATRLPAQDLERARRFYAEKLGLEPVDERPGGLLYRCGGVDFAVFQSTGASPGTFTQMGWEVEDIEAAVAELSGRGVVFEEVDAPGFRTKGGIADIEGNYPSKGARGERAVWFRDSEGNLMGIGQPVF
- a CDS encoding amidohydrolase family protein; amino-acid sequence: MPDAPLSPFSRRRFLQAAAGTATAAAVTALPAEAAAAVGARAAHQTRRASLSFTAATNGAATLAPSGQRLVAEVQNVLWSVPRDGGDATPLTPPDLEPTRPVFSPDGKLLAVCAYKGGGFHIWTLRPDGTEVRQRTDGPWDDRGPAWSPDGTRIAFASERGGDPVKGSPYRVWVLDLAGGELTRLTGLPGQEGPLQDGAWEDFDPTWSADGERVLFVRGVPGGVPVGSVLDARTMASVRADGTGPVRVERTETATGVQVMTPALSSGGRLAYLRTTPAPNASCTLVVDGEPVALEGQPHPVPPRWASKEELLLTVDGRFQLVRPGGSGGSGESESASESASEGGSNDSGKRAAAKDIPFRATLPVDRPRYRVKSYDFDGGGARPVRGFHLPALSPDGRRVAFAALNSLWVADISGGRAPKRVVRAAPTRYLLAPTWTSDGRALVFADDRDGLLAVRRRDLGSGAETVLASGGRVHPALSPDGKRLACVDMSGNLVLRDLAADTERVLAAPLGAGGLPGRPSWSPDGRYIALCDRNRLNQRFREGYNLIRVVDARSGAAKLHAVAAHTSVSDRYDSGPVWSPDGRHMALIAESALWLLPVRPDGTPDGAPRRLTDEAADHPSWSGDSRRLLYLSAGRLRLLDVASGAVRTVRVPLDRRRPRPADTVVHAGRFWDGTGGGGTVREDVDIVVRGGRIAAVEPHRGGRVAKRRVDASSRTVLPGLWDAHTHPWQYTYGGRQTALQLAYGITTAVSLGGFAYEQARLREAVAAGALAGPRLLATGELLDGPRVAYSMGRAHRTRDGLRRSLERAAALDWDFVKTYVRAPGWVMEEAARFAHERLGVRTGSHLCTPGIQLGQDLTTHLQATQRLEYGHATTATGRAYQDLTEVYTATSDFRLIATPFTASPLVGADPSLARDERVTRLMPPWDTALVRQLAGTPPTDAQLATLRTEIGVYRGILEAGGVVALGTDQPLVPVGLHLHLALRALHRYGLSPAEALRTATVLPARTFGAERDLGTLEVGKLADLTVVDGDPFTDFDSLVRTVAVLRGGIPFQSRELVESFPAPARTLRGEAADRWLEVGRQLRRDTCCELHG
- a CDS encoding alpha/beta fold hydrolase, translated to MPTGGTTYRTDPLPTPDGARIATYTWLPEGRAPRAIVQIAHGAAEHAQRYDRFARFLSGHGYAVVASDHRGHGATAASTGGLGVAGEEGDSWRAIVSDLRAIGDRARAEHPGLPLVLFGHSMGSMLARDCAQEYGAELAGLVLSGTFRALPGAEIEDAMARIGEEVATGGRTALSTFTPSLFASFNDPYEFGTGFEWLSRDAAEVAAYAADDLCGFPFSAGLALDWVRAVRKINDPRQQARIPADLPVHLAVGTEDPCNQRMTLVYELLEDFRYIGTRDLSWRGYHGARHEILNETNRDEVQADLLGWLEKHI